TTCTGCCTCCCCGCACGCCCACCCGTCTACCAGCACTTTCTATGGAGCTTTCCCTCTGTGTGATGTTGAAATTTTGCCTCACTTCTCAGTCTGACCAGAAAGTTTGGCCTTTCTACAGGATCAGGAGAAAAGCTAGTCCTCTCAGATCTGCTCGAGCCCATAAAAACTTCATCCTCAGTGGCCGCTGTGAAAAAGCAGTTGAATAGAGTCAAATCAAAGAAGACTGTGGAGTTACCCCTTCACAGAGAGGAGATTGAGCGGGTGAGTCAAAGAAGGTGTGGTCCGTTAAGAGGAAGAAATTGAACTGACAAGGAAAAAATAGggtcagaagagaagagaggaaggcctGGAAAACGGGAGGAGGGCAAGTTGTGCCTGCCTCACCTTGGAAAAGATTAAAACCCATCTCAGGGCAAGCCCAGTCCCGAGAAGTAAGCGGGAGCTCATCTCTTAGCATCCTGATTCTTTTCTTGGACTAAGAAACATGGCCTCCTAATTTCCTGCTGGACCTCTGAGTTTGAGGCTTAATTTTGTGGCTCTTTGTTTCTGTGTGCTTTGCCTGTTTCAGATCCACAGGGAAGTGGCATTCAATAAAACCTCACAAGTCCTCTCCAAATGGGATCCCATCGTTCTGAAGAACCGGCAAGCAGAGCAGCTGGTTTTTCCCCTGAGCAAGCCGCAGTCGGCCTTCGCTCCCATCGAGCACATGCTCAGTGGCTGGAAGGTGAGTGCAACACGAGGAAAGCGCACTTTAGAAGGTGAGGTCGCACAGCGTGGAAATGGCAGAGCCTGCGGCTGCTCTGGTACCTATGAAGCCCAGTTGCCAGCCGAGGTCATTTTAGTTTAGCATCAGAAGGGGAGGGGGCCGGGCGAGCGGGGGTCGTGCAGCAGGCAGTAACCAGGGTTCTGCAGGCGCACTTCCTCAGCTTGGAGCGTCCACTACatggttatttccatgtttttgtaTTACCACATCTGATTGCCAGTAGAGAGGGGACATaatgatgtttccttttttttttttaaagccacattcTGATCTGGGGAAAATCAGGAACTCGGCAGCTTTAATGGTGCCTAAGTGAGGATATATGAGCATCAGAACCAAAGTTTGCTTGAAAAGGGAAGAATACCACGTTAAAATAAGGCAGACGGCTGATAATGACTAGAATTTTAGCAAGTAACCCATTATGATTGAGCTGCAGAAAAGAAAGATCGTAGAGCTGGGTTCCCCAAACACTGGTCTCGGGCAAATTTTTCATCTCTCTGAAGTGAAAGGATAATTTGTGAGTATGGTGGTGTAAGGTTGCCAGCTTTTTTATTATGAGGTTATTCTTTCCACGTTAATGGTGTagaaatagcttttcttttctgaaatgatGGTGGTACTAAATGATGGGGTTGGAGGGGGTGGAACAGCAGTTACGCCATTGGCAAAAGTTAAAGTTAGTGATCCCGTGTTGGTCCCTCAAGTCTCAATTTTTAGTCTGTGAGCAGCTTCAGAACAGCTAGCGTTTCTTTTCCAATACACCATTGGTTATGGAGTCTGTAGTGGGATGTTGTGTCTTTGATAGAAAAATTGTCCAAAACGGCAGCGCCCAAACCATGGCTAGAtgcttctctgctttctttgcATCCCAAAATGATGTCCTCTTTGTCAGGAAAGTGAGCTAATTAAAGCTCAGCAAAGTAAACATGGCTTGCTGCCACAGCTAGAAATCGAACAAGTCGTTGCTGATTACGGGGATAAGCTGTTTCTGATGTTGTTGTTGAAGTCACCACCATTCTCTTTCTAGGATGCTTCCTTTTCCACATGAAAAAGAGATCAGGTTTAAAGTGTGGCTGCAGGATGGAAGGGagactttaggaaaaaaaatgtaagaggtAATATAATTTACAGGATTATAAAGTATAGAAGATATATAGCAAAAAGTCTGaccccacccctgtcccccatCTGCTCATTTTTACCCCCATACTCACCCAGAAGTCACCACTTTTAtacttgttttgttgttgttaatctAAAGAGTTTTATGGTCCTATTTATGTTtacctcatttttgttttttggttttttttcatcaaaaaagtAGTCGTGCGCTACCTCACAGTGTTCCGCACGTGGCTTTTTCCAAATGCGGGTGTGGTCTTGGAGGTGGCAGGCAGGTGGCGCGTTGGTCATTAAAGATGGGGGAGTGGGGTGTTGCACTGAGAATGGTTCAGCCTCTGCTCTCCAGACACTCCCCGTGCGAGGCAGCATGCGGCTCAGATGCTCTACCCGAACCTGTGGTGCCATTCATTCTAAGGTTCACTTTTGAGAAATGATAGCAGCGTGGCACAGAGAAATCAGGGAACACTTAGGTCCGGGGGCGCTCTCTGGCTGGCCACACCTTAGCAGCATACTCATATTTTTGGAGATGAAGAATCCGAAAAGTCTGCACGTGTGGTTTTGGTCCAGCTTGGTAAAATTCCATTTGACTCTAGCTGAGGGGAATTAAAGGGCCCAGCGtatgagaaagcatttgtaaacTGCAAAGTGCTAGAAATGATGTACGGTAAAACCCCCCGGCCCCACTAGCATTTCCCAAAGTGTTCTCTGAACGAACCTTCGTCGTTTCTCAATATGCTCTGGGGCTTGGGGTGAAGGAAGTAAGTCTTGTCAGCTGATGAGGAACATGCTTTGGGAAGAGCTGGTCCTCTCACCTTCTTCCCCTACTTCCTTCCTGAAACTTCTCTCAAGGTGTTAGCGAGCGACCTCCCAATGGCCAGATCCCAGGCCCTCTGCTGTGTCTTCAGCCTGTTAGACAGATCACATGGTTAAAAACGTGTCTCCCTTCTGTGACGTAGTCCTGTTGTttgtttcagggtttttttaattgtagttgatttgcaatgttctgtcaatttctgctgtacagcaaagcgacccggttatactgttttcagttttttatcagacttttctttttatgatttttttttccattagttgatttacagtgttctgtcaatttctactgtacagcaaagtgacccactcatacatatatacatacattctttttctcacattatcctccatcatgttccatcacaagtgactaggtgtagttccctgtgctatatacagcaggatctcattgtttatccactccaaatgcaatagtttgcctctattaaccccagactcccagtccatcccactccctccacagACTTTCTTAGAGTtttttggttggggttttttttttttttttttttggccacatgtggcatgcaaaagttcctgggccagggattgaacccataccacagcagtgacaacaccgagttcttaaccgctaggccaccaggaactcctttcttagtCCTTCTTATTCTTGCTCTGTAAATATGGTACAGATCACTCTCAAATCCTTCTGAGTTCCAAGCCCATATTCCACATGACCGGCAGGTCTCACCTGGGTCTCACCTGTGCACATAAACTTCGTACACAACAGAGTAAGCCTGGCATTGTCCTCCCTCGGACCCTAAAAGTCTGTACCACCACCTTCATGGTGTAACTCAGTCAATAGCATAACTCCCTACCGTAGTCATGCAGGTTGGAAGCCTCAGCATCTGATTTCCTCCTGCACCCCTCAGCTGccagccctccccagcccaggcaggggcTAGTCCTGTAATTCTGTAATTCTGTCTCGGCCATAGCTCAAAGATCCCAGGTTCCTCACCTCATCTTCATTTTCGCCTTTCATTTGACCCTTTCCATAGAACCCCTTACACAATCTCCAGGACTTTCTCTCCAAAACACAAAGCCAGTGACCACttttctgcttaaaatccttcCAAAGGCTCTCCACTTATAGAATAAGACAGGAGCACCTGGCATTTTAGCTACACTGGACACTGCACTGTTCCCTGACATAACTTTCCTTTCCCTTGATCTGTGGTTTTGCATAAACTCATCTCTCCGTTTGGCTTTCCCCCCTCCTTACAGAATTGTGCTTTTGCGTCAAAGCCTAATTGAAAAAGTCTCTTCCTTCCCCAAGCCTAACCCACCTCCTAATCAGAATTAATTGCTCCTTCCTCTGTGATTGCCATGGACTAACATTTAACCCATTATTCTGTTAGTGGAACATGTGTCTCTTTCTTCTGAAAGGCGATGAGCCCTATGAGGACAGGAACTATCTTAATTAATTGTGTATTCCTAGCACCCCGAGCAAGTGCCTGGAATGTCGCTGCAATCGATAAATGTTTgtaaattgaattgaattggagGGAGATTACAACATTGTAATATAAATCACTTTGTAGCCTGTGATTGATCACTACTGCAGATGCTAGAAATGGAAGAACATGCACCTTTACTCTTCAGTAGAATAGGTTTATGGTTAGATCGATAGCGCCGTGTAACATGTGATGACGTGTGTTTATGCATTTGTCCCGATATTTGTAAGTTTAACACTGACCATGATGTATATGGCTGTTGGAGAAAACCACATAAACTGTGTGCATGAGCTTTGCAACTGGCCGTTGCCCAGAGCTGTCTCTGTGCCTTGCCAAAGTAGACCATGACATGATCAGCCTGATTATTTTAGCCATCCTCACAATATCAGTCGAGCAGCAAATGGGATCTTTGGTTGACATGTGAAGTCACTGGTGCATGGTCCATTCTTTTCATCCACATGGACACCACCCAGCTTGCAGAGTTAACTGGAAACTGAGGCGTTGGAGCCAAAGTTGGAAACTGACTAGAGTTAAATTTGAGCTGTCAGGAAGCCGGCTAATTACACGAAGGTCATGTTTTTCAAGGCAGTGTCATTTTGTGCTTCCCTTTGCTCTAGAAGTGTTCTTAAAAGGAGACTGATCTGATTCTGAGGTTCCTACCTTTAAGAGTTACgtgtttcaaatatatatataacactatTTGGTTTTGCAGCTATCAAGACTGGCAGTTTGGTAGTGCTGTGCCTCTGTCCTGCTGGTGTTTTACCTTAGGGACAGCCTGTTTTGATTCTTAAAAGAATGGTATTGTTTTATGTATATTGGTAATCCGACCCCAGAGTGATCCCCTCAGTAATATCAGAGCATAGCCTCAGAGACCCCTACTGAAGTTACCTTACATCAGAATACAATTTAAGGCTTTATCTACACAGCCGAACAGGGAGCCTGGAACCCCCTTCTCTTGCCGTAACAGCTAATCCTATCCAGTTATAGTGTCATAGAGTAGATGGCCAAAGGACCATAAAGAGGGAGACTGAAGGAGCACGACTCAAAACTTAAGAGTGTTCTCTTACCTCCTGAAGGCACGAACTCCCCTGGAGCAGGAGATTTTTAACCTCCTCCATAAGAACAAGCAGCCAGTGACAGACCCTTTACTGACTCCCGTGGAAAAGGCCTCTCTCAAAGCCATGAGCCTGGAAGAGGTGAGTGTGCTGGGCCCTTTGGCCCACCCAGGTGTGCCCTGTTTCTCCCCGCATCTGCTCTCAAGCCCGGGGGTCACCGTAAATGTCATTCATTGTAGGCGAAGATGCGCCGAGCAGAGCTTCAGAGGGCACGTGCCCTGCAGTCCTACtatgaggccagggctcgaagagagaagaaaatcaaaagcaaaaagtAAGGAGGCCCCTGTGAACCGGCCCTGGGTTCCATGGAAGAAAGTGACGTGACGCGCccttaggagagagagagagcctttcCCCTGGCAGCTGGGGTCACGAAGGAGAGGTCCCAAAGAGGAGTGGCTGGCCTTTTTTCCTCAAACCAGCGTCAGAGAGTTTTGCCTGCTTCAGGAGGGCCCGCTCCCCTTTGGCTTTCCGTCTTCagtccctttctctcccttccaggGCATCATGGAGTGGTTCTGCTGAATGGGCTCTGAGCTCTCCAGCTGTGGGGGCCAGTAgggcttccttcctgccttcttgcCTCTTTGAAACCTGTTCTGCTCTTCCCTTGCACTTTAGAAGCAAAGGGAACCATCTACCCCTGGGGGCTGCAAGGACTGAGCCCTCCCAGTCCTTACGGGTCTCGGACCGGCCCCTGCATCGGGAAACCCATGTGCAGCAGGGGCACCTGTGCATGTGGCAGCAGTGTTTCTGCTCAGTGTCTTCCCTCATACCTCTCTCACCCTATAGGTATCATAAAGTTCTGAAAAAAGGAAAGGCCAAGCAGGCCCTAAAAGAGTTCGAGAAGCTGCGGAAGGTCAATCCTGCAGCAGCATTGGAAGAACTGGAAAAACTCGAAAAGGCCAGAATGATGGTGAGGCAGCCTCTGGCCCCCAACCCTTGGAGCAGCTTTCCCCGGAAAACGATAAGGATCTCATTCTGCCCTTTCTTTCCAGGAGCGAATGAGCCTTAAGCACCAGAACAGTGGGAAATGGGCAAAGTCAAAGGCAATTATGGCCAAATATGACCTGGAGGTAAGAGATCATCAGGGTGAGAGAAGAGATGGaattggaggaaagaaaggaaaatcagtcCATAAGGATGCTAGCAGAAGCAGAGTTGGGAAAGAGCCATGAGGATGAATGGAAAACCAGGAATCTAAAAAGGCATCAGAATCTCTAAGGCAGAGAGGAAAATGACCAGGAACAAGGTGGAAAAGGAGAGatgaaagggaaacaaaagagCATTGAAGGCAAGTCCAGTGGAAGGGGAGAGGAGTTGTTTTTCTGTTACCCTTATTTCACATGTTCCCTCCTTGAGGACAAAGAATTTGTCTTCCGTTTTATTGCATAGCTGTTAACACAGTGGTGCGTGTGCAGTTTAAACAGTAGGCACCAGTAAGAAATGCTTAAGTCCAATGGAGAGGAGGCAGCTTTGAGAAGTGGCCCCGGAACGGTGTTACTGCGGTCGCTAATGACAGGGTGCTCGGGCTGTGACTTTTTCCTCCAGGCTCGCCAGGCTATGCAAGAGCAATTGGCCAGGAACAAAGAGCTGACGCAGAAGATCCAGAGGGCCTCCGAgagtgaggaagaggagggaggcgCCAAGGAAGAGGGTGAACCCCTTGTCCCGGACGTGGTGAACGAGGTGCAGGTGAAGGTGAACGGACCAAACCCCTGGATGTTCAGGAATCACTCCAGTGATGCAAGAGAGGCCGAGGTCCAGGAGGGCCCTGAAGAAGGTGCAGAGCCTGCGGGCCATGAGGCTTCTGAAAGCGAGGAAGAAGGGCCAGGGGCAGAGGAAGACATGCTGTTGAAGGAATTCGAAGAAAGGCGATCGCTTAGACAAAAGTCTGGACTCAACGGGCCTGTGGGCAGCCCAGAAACAAAAGGTGAGCAGGGGGTGGGCTCGAGGGCAGAGCCGCCTTGGGGGTGCTCTTAGCCGGCTGAGGGGAAGCTGGGTCCACCCACACCTGAGTGATTAGGCTCTAGGGACTTGCAAGAGAAGGCCCTGGGTCCCTAGAGAGAAGAGAGATCCGTAATGATCCTTTTTCTTCAAAGGCATTTAATAAGCGGGCATCTGCTGGTTCTCCGGCATGTGTTCCGTCTTCAGAAAGACAGCTGCACGATCCTTGAAGGAAGGGCAGGAGTTAACATCACTGGTACCGCAGACTAGGGAGAAGCGCATGTGGTGGGCTGGCGAATCTGGAAATCATTCTCACCCACAGACACAGAGGTGTATTTTGAGACATTATGAAATGTCTTCAAATCATCGCTGCGGTTTGCTGTTTTGTTTGGGAAGTAGGTAGGAGTGGCATGTTTAGCACTCCGTGATGCTGGTTGATGTGAGTTGATACGGGGTGTGACTTTTTTGATAGGACTGAGTGATTCAACAAGGTACCAGGTAAATTAGACTTGTTACCCCGTGCTCAGACTCGATATGCATATTATATTGACAAGCTTAGCACCCTTGAGGCAGatcagagttcctgctctgggGACAAAGCAGAGTGTTATAAAACCTGCTTAGGAAACGAACTACATTCAGAAATCACCTAAATCTGGACAGATTCTCAGGTCCAATTATATTTCCTGTAGGAATGATGCACTTAGAGGACAGCAAGAATCTGTTTttccatggcaaaaaaaaattattttaaagagttcTCATTTAGAAGCTGTCATATCgtagggagttccctagtggcacagcaggttagggatctgatgttgtcgctgctgtggcaaaggtttcgatccctggcccatgaacttatATATCATAAGACCTTTACTTTGGGTTTTCAGCTAGAGAGTTCTGGGATTCATGACTAGGAGCAGTCATTTCCGAGCAGATTGTGCAAGGCAGCACTGCAGGCCAGGATGGCAGGGCAGCCTCTCCACAACCATGGGACACCAGCTGCTTCCCCTCAAGCCCCCTCAAAAGCTGGCCATGTAGCTAAACATGTAGAACAGTTGGTTGCAGAATGAAAAGCGAATTTGGATTTCCTTGCATGATAAATAAATAGTATGATCCCAGACCTTTTGGGGAGAATAGTGTCCTAAAATAGAGGGAAGGCATGGACCCCAAACAAAATGCGCAAGGGAACTTGATCCTTAAAGACATATATGTGTCCTCAGGCCAGATCTAAGTGGCTTCTTCCAATGGCTTCAAGCCAGAGTTAGAGAGCAGGATGAACTTGGCAATGGTGGCAACTTGAGTCAATGCAAAGACAGTTTAGAATTGTGTCACAGCCATGTTTCCCTCGGGCTCTGAGTGACGAGCGGTATTTGCTCAAATGGTGCTGGTGGCTGGGGTGTGAGCCACCTCACAGTAAATTTGTGAAATACTTCTTTAAGATAAAACAACACTGGATAAGGTTTTTACATATAGGGAATTTACAATGTAAATTATAATGAAGTTACATTCAGAGGCCACTTGCTAAAAAcagcttttataataaaaatttggaaCTTGGGGTGATCTTCCCCAGCAGGGTTTATTACTCTGTGGGGAAATTAAGCTACGGCCCCAGTTATACAGTGAGTCACTGGCAAAGCTGGGACTAAGAGCCAGGACATCTGCTTCCCACCATGCTGCTTTTAACTCCTAAACTCCATTGTCTGCGACTTGACAGGTCATGATTCATAAACTTGCCAGGACATCCATCGATGGCATCTTCTCTCTTTGTCCTCGTTGGCATGTCTTCCATGTTTTCCTCCAGGCTTGCCAGGCTCTTCCATGGTGCCTAGCACCCAGTGAGGGCTCCATAAACgctcattgggagttcccactgtggcagcactggttcgatccccagcccagtgcagtgggttaaggatccagcgttgccacagccgCGGCTTGGGTCGCAGAAAACACTCATTGACAAGGCAACTCCCACCGTCCTTTTCTGACAGCTTTCATTTCTGGCCCCAGATTCCAGCAGCCAGGAGGTGCTATCCGAATTGAGGGCACTGGCCCAGAGACTCAACAAGGAGAACCGTCGGTCCGGGAGGCAAGAAGTGAGTGCAGCGAGGAAGGGGACAGTCCTGCAGGTCCAGAGAGAGGAGCCTgccgaggaggaagaggagccctTGTTGCTGCAGAGGCCAGAGAGAGCACAGACTCTGGACGAGCTGGAGGAGCTGGGCAGAGAAGGGTGTTTACAAAATGAGGAGCTTCCCCGAGCTGCGGTAGAAGGGCAGCAGTTGGAGACGAACCCAAATAATCATCTTGGTGCTACCcccaaggagaagaaaaggaaggagcaaATGATAGATCTCCAGAACCTCCTAACCACAAAGTCTCCTTCCGTGAAGTCCTTGGCAGTTCCCACGACAGTAGAGGAGTTGGTGAGCAGAGGCAGGGTCATGGGCCATTGTGGGGGATCAGAGCTGGTGTCCTCCCTGCACGAGGAGTAGAATCACGGAAGTTTTGTGCTGGGGGCCCATGGCGGGAGTTGAGAGGTCTGGGACAGTAAGGGGCCAGGCTGGTCCCAGGGACAGTTGAAATAGATGCAAATATGTGGGTGCCACTGAGACTCCCCCATCTTAAATCCTGAGCCACCAAATCCTCCCTGGGGTGATTTAAAGGCCTCAGAGGAAAGAGGGAGTCGCTCAAAGCTCTAACCAGAGGCCAGGCAGGACAACTTGAAGGAGAGTCACCGAGCTGTAACCAGTGTTTGGCTCTGCTCATGGGATCTCAAATGGTCCCGGGCTCCCCGATTTCAGTCGTTGAAACTGCTCACGTGAGTAGCCCTGATGCCTGTCTTTCAGGGACATAAGCTGGAGGACTCCCACATTCTGGCTGAGCCTCCTCTCAGTTCTTCCTTCTAAATACAGgccatcccttcccccaccccgcaGCTTCCTGACTGAAAGTTTGAAATTGTGCCATATGATAGTGAGCCGGGCAAATGTACCCTAGGAGCCTGATGGACTGTGGATGGCTCTCTAGTGCAGGACCATCATTGTTTCCACACTTCCCCCTAGGGGGCGCTAAAATGTCGCGACCCAACAGTCAGGCCGTCTTGCCACGAACCTGGGCTCGGGAGGCAAGCTGTAGCTCTTGTTTCTTCCCAGGAAGATGAAGAAGAGAGAGATCAAAGGCAGATGATAAAGGAAGCTTTTGCTGGGGATG
Above is a genomic segment from Sus scrofa isolate TJ Tabasco breed Duroc chromosome X, Sscrofa11.1, whole genome shotgun sequence containing:
- the UTP14A gene encoding U3 small nucleolar RNA-associated protein 14 homolog A isoform X1, whose product is MSASQAAKSSLLALSQQEELEDLPKDYSLSTSEDEGDSDGERKHQKLLEAISSLDGKNRQKLTERSEASLKVSEFNVSSEGSGEKLVLSDLLEPIKTSSSVAAVKKQLNRVKSKKTVELPLHREEIERIHREVAFNKTSQVLSKWDPIVLKNRQAEQLVFPLSKPQSAFAPIEHMLSGWKARTPLEQEIFNLLHKNKQPVTDPLLTPVEKASLKAMSLEEAKMRRAELQRARALQSYYEARARREKKIKSKKYHKVLKKGKAKQALKEFEKLRKVNPAAALEELEKLEKARMMERMSLKHQNSGKWAKSKAIMAKYDLEARQAMQEQLARNKELTQKIQRASESEEEEGGAKEEGEPLVPDVVNEVQVKVNGPNPWMFRNHSSDAREAEVQEGPEEGAEPAGHEASESEEEGPGAEEDMLLKEFEERRSLRQKSGLNGPVGSPETKDSSSQEVLSELRALAQRLNKENRRSGRQEVSAARKGTVLQVQREEPAEEEEEPLLLQRPERAQTLDELEELGREGCLQNEELPRAAVEGQQLETNPNNHLGATPKEKKRKEQMIDLQNLLTTKSPSVKSLAVPTTVEELEDEEERDQRQMIKEAFAGDDVIRDFLKEKREAVEASKPKDVDLTLPGWGEWGGVGLKPSAKKRRRFLIKTPEGPPRKDKNLPNVIISEQRNIHAAAHQVRVLPYPFTHHQQFERTIQTPIGSTWNTQRAFQKLTMPKVVTKPGHIIKPIKAEDVGYRSSSRSDLSVVQRNPKRLSIRHKKQLKQNSVH
- the UTP14A gene encoding U3 small nucleolar RNA-associated protein 14 homolog A isoform X2, whose translation is MSASQAAKSLLALSQQEELEDLPKDYSLSTSEDEGDSDGERKHQKLLEAISSLDGKNRQKLTERSEASLKVSEFNVSSEGSGEKLVLSDLLEPIKTSSSVAAVKKQLNRVKSKKTVELPLHREEIERIHREVAFNKTSQVLSKWDPIVLKNRQAEQLVFPLSKPQSAFAPIEHMLSGWKARTPLEQEIFNLLHKNKQPVTDPLLTPVEKASLKAMSLEEAKMRRAELQRARALQSYYEARARREKKIKSKKYHKVLKKGKAKQALKEFEKLRKVNPAAALEELEKLEKARMMERMSLKHQNSGKWAKSKAIMAKYDLEARQAMQEQLARNKELTQKIQRASESEEEEGGAKEEGEPLVPDVVNEVQVKVNGPNPWMFRNHSSDAREAEVQEGPEEGAEPAGHEASESEEEGPGAEEDMLLKEFEERRSLRQKSGLNGPVGSPETKDSSSQEVLSELRALAQRLNKENRRSGRQEVSAARKGTVLQVQREEPAEEEEEPLLLQRPERAQTLDELEELGREGCLQNEELPRAAVEGQQLETNPNNHLGATPKEKKRKEQMIDLQNLLTTKSPSVKSLAVPTTVEELEDEEERDQRQMIKEAFAGDDVIRDFLKEKREAVEASKPKDVDLTLPGWGEWGGVGLKPSAKKRRRFLIKTPEGPPRKDKNLPNVIISEQRNIHAAAHQVRVLPYPFTHHQQFERTIQTPIGSTWNTQRAFQKLTMPKVVTKPGHIIKPIKAEDVGYRSSSRSDLSVVQRNPKRLSIRHKKQLKQNSVH